One window of Tenacibaculum maritimum NCIMB 2154 genomic DNA carries:
- a CDS encoding CapA family protein — translation MRHQIILLLIIITTKVFSQNNFQKDSISLIFMGDIMGHTPQIKAAFNANTGTYNYDNVFEKVAPIIKEADFAIANLEVTLSGAPYKGYPQFSSPDALAIACKNSGMDVLVTANNHSCDGGKKGILRTINVLDSLKIKHTGTFKNFSDKEKNNLLILNKNNIKVGLLNYTYGTNGLKVPKPTIVNQIDTLAMLADIQKSKASALDKLIVLIHWGNEYQSHPSKKQLKIADFLFKNGVDIVIGGHPHVLQKMEHFKKDATNKKERFIAYSLGNFISNQRTRKRDGGAILKITLTKKNNEVTITNPGYYLTWVDKTFTNGKLNYKIIPCATASENNFEDMETSHIKKMKLFMSDTKALFDKENTNVKEITIDKNNKLSNN, via the coding sequence ATGAGGCATCAAATTATTTTACTATTGATTATTATAACTACCAAAGTTTTTTCTCAAAACAACTTCCAAAAAGATTCTATATCACTCATTTTCATGGGAGATATTATGGGACATACTCCTCAAATAAAAGCTGCTTTTAATGCTAATACAGGAACCTATAATTATGATAATGTATTTGAAAAAGTAGCCCCAATTATCAAAGAAGCCGATTTTGCTATAGCGAATCTTGAAGTTACATTATCTGGAGCTCCCTATAAAGGTTATCCTCAGTTTTCTTCTCCAGATGCACTTGCTATAGCTTGCAAAAATAGCGGAATGGATGTCTTAGTTACCGCTAACAACCATTCTTGTGATGGCGGAAAAAAAGGAATTTTAAGAACCATCAATGTTTTAGACTCTTTGAAAATAAAACATACAGGGACCTTTAAAAATTTTTCAGATAAAGAAAAAAATAATTTATTAATCCTAAACAAAAACAATATAAAAGTAGGTTTATTGAATTACACTTATGGCACCAACGGTTTAAAAGTTCCAAAGCCCACTATAGTTAATCAAATAGATACATTAGCTATGTTAGCTGATATTCAAAAAAGCAAAGCGTCAGCCTTAGACAAATTAATTGTACTTATTCATTGGGGTAATGAATACCAATCGCACCCCTCTAAAAAACAATTAAAAATTGCTGACTTTCTTTTTAAGAATGGAGTAGATATCGTTATTGGTGGGCATCCTCATGTTTTGCAAAAAATGGAACATTTCAAAAAAGATGCTACTAATAAGAAAGAGCGCTTTATTGCCTATTCGCTAGGCAACTTTATCTCTAACCAACGCACAAGAAAAAGAGATGGTGGGGCTATTTTAAAAATAACATTAACTAAAAAAAATAATGAGGTTACTATTACCAATCCTGGGTATTATTTAACATGGGTAGATAAAACATTTACTAATGGGAAACTAAACTACAAAATAATACCATGCGCTACTGCTTCAGAAAACAACTTTGAGGATATGGAAACTAGTCATATAAAAAAAATGAAATTATTTATGTCTGATACAAAAGCTTTATTTGACAAAGAAAATACCAATGTTAAAGAAATAACTATTGATAAAAATAATAAGCTTTCAAATAACTAA
- a CDS encoding N-acetylmuramoyl-L-alanine amidase, translated as MFFKYYITLFFILLYTSFSIDVCAQHQKNDKAIANFYKKKAITYLLKNEIDSYQQLSFKEKGLYFYKDSLEKSKHKEHYFISWKDFKNLKKDFENQPLDSIYKQFISNTHYIKVRNNSIPKQNKIKIAISPGHLATNFNEAKYEKKYIEFEDGKTKFYEAELNLTTALLLKKELLKKGFEVFMTRTRTKPDIWGLGFEQWKVKKFDTTLKEYLDAGDFSKEQVDWFKNEATEQQIFKYLYVKSELKKRAEVINQFNPDITIAIHYNVDEKNEDWKVPTSKNYMMAFVPGSFLKEELNKPLDKFNFLKLLATDNLKNSIQLSKNFIQSFSKTSCIPIAKMEDAIYLDKFSLPTEKRGVFARNLAMTRLVHSPILYGEPLYQDHKKIAKSLNLHNPDIPQKRVSKYIIKVVKAYYKSILNYTKKLKSHTKK; from the coding sequence ATGTTCTTTAAATACTATATAACCTTATTTTTTATACTACTATATACCTCTTTTAGTATAGATGTTTGTGCTCAACATCAAAAAAACGACAAAGCAATAGCAAATTTCTATAAGAAAAAAGCAATAACTTATTTATTAAAAAATGAAATAGACAGCTACCAGCAACTATCTTTTAAAGAAAAGGGGCTCTATTTTTACAAAGATTCCTTAGAGAAAAGCAAACATAAAGAGCACTACTTTATTTCTTGGAAGGATTTTAAAAACCTAAAAAAAGATTTTGAAAATCAACCTCTTGATTCAATCTACAAGCAATTTATAAGCAATACCCACTATATCAAGGTTAGAAACAATAGCATTCCTAAACAAAATAAGATAAAAATTGCCATAAGCCCAGGGCATTTAGCTACAAATTTTAATGAAGCTAAGTACGAAAAAAAATATATTGAATTTGAAGATGGAAAAACTAAATTTTATGAAGCTGAATTAAATTTAACAACTGCACTTCTTTTAAAAAAAGAGCTTCTAAAAAAAGGGTTTGAGGTTTTTATGACTAGAACAAGAACAAAGCCTGATATATGGGGGTTAGGATTCGAGCAATGGAAAGTTAAAAAATTTGATACTACTTTAAAAGAGTATCTAGATGCAGGAGATTTTTCTAAAGAACAAGTTGATTGGTTCAAAAATGAAGCAACCGAACAGCAAATATTCAAATACTTGTATGTTAAATCAGAATTAAAAAAAAGAGCCGAAGTAATCAATCAGTTCAACCCTGATATTACTATTGCGATACATTATAATGTCGATGAAAAAAATGAGGATTGGAAAGTACCTACTTCTAAAAATTATATGATGGCTTTCGTGCCTGGTTCTTTTTTAAAAGAAGAACTAAACAAACCTCTAGATAAATTTAATTTTTTAAAGCTTTTAGCTACTGATAATCTTAAAAATTCTATACAACTATCTAAAAACTTTATACAATCATTTTCCAAAACATCTTGTATTCCCATTGCCAAAATGGAAGACGCCATTTATTTAGACAAATTTAGCCTACCTACTGAAAAAAGAGGTGTTTTTGCAAGAAATTTAGCAATGACCCGACTTGTTCATTCTCCTATCCTTTATGGTGAACCTCTATATCAAGATCATAAAAAGATAGCAAAATCATTAAATCTACATAATCCTGATATTCCTCAAAAAAGAGTATCAAAATATATCATAAAAGTAGTCAAAGCGTATTACAAATCAATTTTAAACTATACCAAAAAATTAAAATCTCATACTAAAAAGTAA
- a CDS encoding superoxide dismutase family protein yields MKNYLSFLLIATIFVGCSDDKAAVKTKTAVATIKAKSNSNVSGEVIFTETNGKVSMVANIKGLSAGNHAIHIHQIGDCSADNGSSAGGHWNPTNVGHGVWGTAPFHIGDIGNIVGDANGNGTISRETDLWCVGCKDETKNVVGKAIIIHEGPDDFTSQPSGAAGPRIGCGEITLK; encoded by the coding sequence ATGAAAAACTATTTATCTTTTTTGTTAATCGCTACCATCTTTGTAGGTTGTTCTGATGATAAAGCTGCTGTAAAAACAAAAACTGCCGTTGCCACTATTAAGGCTAAAAGTAACAGTAATGTTTCTGGAGAAGTTATTTTTACTGAAACCAATGGTAAAGTATCCATGGTAGCCAATATCAAAGGGTTATCAGCAGGAAACCATGCCATTCACATACACCAAATTGGAGACTGTAGTGCTGATAATGGTTCTTCTGCAGGAGGCCACTGGAACCCAACTAATGTTGGCCATGGAGTATGGGGAACAGCACCTTTTCATATCGGAGACATAGGCAACATCGTAGGCGATGCAAATGGAAATGGAACAATTTCTAGAGAAACCGATTTGTGGTGCGTTGGTTGCAAAGACGAAACTAAAAACGTAGTAGGAAAAGCAATTATCATTCATGAAGGCCCAGACGATTTTACTTCACAACCATCTGGTGCTGCAGGGCCTAGAATAGGTTGCGGGGAAATTACATTAAAATAA
- the purB gene encoding adenylosuccinate lyase, producing MNLTQLNAISPIDGRYRNKVANLANYFSEQALIKYRVKVEIEYFIALCEIPLPQLENFNHNLFVDLRKIYEDFTAEDAQKIKKIESVTNHDVKAVEYFIKEKFDTLQLEEYKEFIHFGLTSQDINNTAIPLSIKDAMEEIYYPTLDTLVCKLADLSEEWENIPMLARTHGQPASPTRLGKEFFVFVERINNQAIHIQHTPHAAKFGGATGNFNAHQVAYPSIDWKNFGTHFVENILGLHHSFPTTQIEHYDHMAALYDGLKRINTILIDLDRDIWTYISNDYFKQKIKAGEVGSSAMPHKVNPIDFENSEGNLGIANAIFEHLSAKLPLSRLQRDLTDSTVLRNIGVPFGHTLIGFASTLKGLNKLLLNESKFEKDLNNNWAVVAEAIQTILRREAYPNPYEALKGLTRTNEEITQTSIANFIDTLDVSSDIKNELKVITPSNYTGI from the coding sequence ATGAATTTAACACAACTTAATGCCATCTCTCCTATTGATGGACGATACAGAAACAAAGTAGCCAATCTAGCAAATTATTTTTCTGAACAAGCTTTAATAAAATACCGTGTAAAAGTAGAAATAGAATATTTCATTGCACTTTGTGAGATCCCATTACCTCAACTAGAAAATTTTAATCATAATTTATTCGTTGATTTACGTAAAATATATGAGGACTTCACTGCAGAAGACGCTCAAAAAATAAAAAAAATAGAAAGTGTAACCAATCATGATGTAAAAGCTGTTGAGTATTTTATCAAAGAAAAATTTGACACACTTCAACTTGAAGAATATAAAGAATTCATTCACTTTGGATTAACTTCTCAAGATATTAATAATACTGCAATTCCATTATCTATAAAAGACGCAATGGAAGAAATATATTACCCTACTTTGGATACCTTAGTGTGTAAACTTGCCGACTTATCTGAAGAATGGGAAAACATCCCCATGTTGGCAAGGACTCATGGACAACCTGCTTCTCCAACTCGTTTGGGTAAAGAATTTTTTGTTTTTGTAGAACGCATCAATAATCAAGCAATACATATACAGCATACTCCTCATGCAGCTAAATTTGGAGGAGCAACAGGGAACTTCAATGCACACCAAGTAGCATACCCTAGCATTGATTGGAAAAACTTTGGAACTCATTTCGTTGAGAATATACTAGGATTACACCATTCCTTTCCTACTACACAGATTGAACACTATGACCATATGGCTGCTTTATATGATGGGTTAAAACGTATTAATACTATTTTAATCGATTTAGATAGAGACATATGGACCTATATTTCTAATGATTATTTCAAACAAAAAATAAAAGCTGGTGAGGTAGGATCTTCTGCAATGCCGCATAAGGTAAATCCTATTGATTTTGAAAATTCAGAGGGGAATTTAGGAATTGCTAATGCTATTTTTGAACACCTTTCTGCAAAATTACCTTTATCTAGGTTGCAAAGAGATTTAACAGACAGTACTGTTTTGCGTAATATAGGAGTTCCTTTCGGACATACATTAATAGGTTTTGCCTCTACTTTAAAAGGGCTAAACAAACTTCTTTTAAATGAAAGTAAATTTGAAAAAGATTTGAATAATAATTGGGCGGTAGTAGCAGAAGCTATACAAACCATTTTGCGCAGAGAAGCCTATCCTAATCCTTATGAAGCTTTAAAAGGACTTACTAGAACTAACGAAGAAATTACGCAAACATCTATTGCCAATTTTATTGATACATTAGATGTTTCTTCTGACATTAAGAACGAGTTAAAAGTTATTACTCCTTCAAATTATACAGGAATTTAA
- a CDS encoding MFS transporter codes for MLKIGSKKLINAWAFYDWANSVYSLVISTAVFPLYYTALTEDKKVRFLGMEWEHPDSLYSYALSFSFLVVAFISPVLSGIADYTGSKKKFMQFFCWMGSLSVMSLYFFDSVDCVWVGIGFTILASIGFWASLVFYNAYLPEVARPEQQDRASAKGFIYGYIGSIILLVINLIMIQMPDLFGITAGMASRISFVMVGLWWLGFAQITFKRLPNNVFHKKPSRDYIWKGFHELKVVIKEVKNCPNLTRFLISFFLLSIGVQTIILMAAIFGSSELGLPAMNLIVTILLVQVVAIVGAFIFSRLSEKWGNIKALKLTIITWMLVCCCAFMLDKEQENVAYYFYGLGGLLGLVQGAIQSLTRSTYSKLLPETEDHATYFSFYDVTEKIAIVLGTFVYGLLYAITNSMQWSVLSLAIFFLASFLVLSTLKKTKYVG; via the coding sequence ATGTTGAAAATAGGAAGTAAAAAATTAATAAATGCTTGGGCATTTTATGATTGGGCGAACTCAGTATATTCATTAGTAATTAGTACAGCTGTTTTTCCGTTATACTATACAGCGCTTACAGAAGATAAAAAAGTACGGTTTCTAGGAATGGAATGGGAGCACCCTGATAGTTTGTACAGCTATGCTTTATCTTTTTCATTTTTAGTAGTAGCATTTATTTCTCCTGTGTTATCTGGTATTGCTGATTATACAGGAAGTAAAAAGAAGTTTATGCAGTTTTTTTGTTGGATGGGATCCTTATCTGTGATGAGTCTGTATTTTTTTGATAGTGTGGATTGCGTTTGGGTAGGTATTGGTTTTACTATTTTAGCAAGCATTGGTTTTTGGGCGAGTTTGGTTTTTTACAATGCGTATTTACCAGAGGTGGCAAGACCAGAACAACAAGATAGAGCCAGTGCTAAAGGGTTTATATATGGTTATATAGGTTCTATTATATTGCTGGTTATTAATTTAATAATGATACAAATGCCAGATTTGTTTGGCATTACAGCTGGAATGGCTTCTCGAATATCTTTTGTGATGGTTGGTTTGTGGTGGCTAGGCTTTGCGCAAATAACGTTTAAAAGATTGCCTAACAATGTATTTCATAAGAAACCTAGCAGAGATTATATTTGGAAGGGGTTTCATGAATTGAAAGTAGTTATTAAGGAAGTAAAGAATTGTCCTAATTTAACACGATTTTTAATATCTTTTTTCTTATTGAGCATAGGGGTGCAAACCATCATTTTGATGGCTGCTATTTTTGGTTCTTCGGAGTTAGGATTACCAGCAATGAATTTAATTGTAACTATTTTATTGGTACAAGTAGTAGCTATTGTAGGAGCTTTTATTTTTTCTCGATTATCTGAAAAATGGGGAAATATTAAGGCTTTGAAACTAACCATTATTACTTGGATGTTGGTTTGTTGCTGCGCTTTTATGTTAGACAAAGAGCAGGAGAATGTAGCGTACTATTTTTATGGTTTGGGGGGCTTATTAGGATTGGTGCAAGGAGCCATACAGTCATTAACGCGCTCTACTTATTCTAAATTGTTACCAGAAACAGAAGACCATGCTACTTATTTTAGTTTTTATGATGTAACTGAAAAAATAGCTATTGTTTTAGGAACTTTTGTATATGGTTTGTTGTATGCTATTACAAACTCTATGCAATGGTCAGTATTGTCATTGGCAATTTTTTTCTTAGCTTCTTTCTTAGTATTAAGTACTTTGAAAAAAACGAAATACGTAGGGTAG
- the msrB gene encoding peptide-methionine (R)-S-oxide reductase MsrB → MKYLITIFFFSLFISCIGNAQTKEKATYKVVKTKAEWQKALTPMQYYVLREAGTERPFTSKLNKNYSDGTYTCAACNTPLYESAHKFDSGTGWPSFDRAIKNNVELDVDYKIGYARTELKCSTCGSHLGHSFDDGPSKTTGKRHCINGVALKFIPK, encoded by the coding sequence ATGAAATACTTAATAACAATTTTCTTTTTTAGCTTATTTATAAGCTGTATTGGAAATGCCCAAACAAAAGAAAAAGCAACCTATAAAGTTGTGAAAACAAAAGCGGAATGGCAAAAAGCATTAACGCCAATGCAGTACTATGTATTACGAGAAGCTGGAACAGAAAGACCATTTACTAGCAAGTTAAATAAAAACTATTCTGACGGAACCTATACTTGCGCTGCTTGCAATACTCCTTTGTATGAATCAGCTCATAAATTTGACTCTGGAACAGGATGGCCTTCATTTGACAGAGCTATTAAAAATAATGTTGAGTTAGATGTAGATTATAAAATAGGATATGCACGTACTGAATTAAAATGCAGCACCTGCGGTAGCCATTTAGGGCATTCATTTGATGATGGTCCTAGTAAAACAACTGGAAAACGCCATTGTATAAATGGGGTCGCTTTAAAATTTATACCAAAATAA
- a CDS encoding M48 family metallopeptidase, translated as MKRILGLVAVVLLFTQCSTVPITGRSRVNFVSDSQVLPASFAQYKGFLEKNKISTDVKMSNKIKSVGKKVASAVDRFMRANGMGAEADTYKWEFNLVEDKNVNAWCLPGGKVVFYTGILPICANTDGIAAVMGHEVAHAFAKHGQERMSSAQMQQLGGAAVAIGTASSKKSQIWNMAYGIGSQLGTLAFSRTHETEADKLGLVFMLMAGYNGEEAVNVWIRMSKKAGGKTPPEFLSTHPSNQTRISTLRSYLPEAKRLAAKFNRQTNTAMKK; from the coding sequence ATGAAAAGAATTTTAGGATTAGTTGCTGTAGTATTGCTATTTACACAATGTAGTACAGTGCCTATTACTGGGAGAAGCCGTGTTAATTTTGTAAGTGATTCACAGGTATTGCCTGCAAGTTTTGCTCAGTATAAAGGCTTTTTGGAAAAAAATAAGATTTCTACGGATGTAAAGATGTCCAATAAGATAAAATCAGTAGGTAAAAAAGTGGCTTCAGCGGTAGATCGTTTTATGAGAGCAAATGGTATGGGAGCAGAGGCTGATACTTATAAATGGGAATTTAATTTAGTAGAAGATAAAAATGTAAATGCTTGGTGTTTACCAGGGGGGAAAGTAGTTTTTTATACTGGAATTTTACCAATTTGTGCCAATACAGATGGAATTGCAGCGGTAATGGGACATGAAGTAGCCCACGCTTTTGCTAAGCATGGTCAAGAACGTATGTCGTCAGCTCAAATGCAACAATTAGGTGGTGCAGCAGTAGCTATAGGAACAGCAAGTAGCAAAAAATCTCAGATATGGAACATGGCTTATGGTATAGGCTCTCAATTAGGTACTTTAGCATTTAGTAGAACGCATGAAACAGAAGCAGACAAGTTAGGTTTGGTTTTTATGTTAATGGCAGGGTATAATGGAGAAGAGGCAGTTAATGTATGGATTCGTATGAGTAAAAAGGCGGGAGGAAAAACTCCTCCAGAGTTTTTAAGTACGCATCCATCAAATCAAACTAGAATTTCAACGCTGCGTAGCTATTTGCCAGAAGCAAAAAGATTAGCCGCTAAATTTAATAGACAAACGAATACTGCAATGAAAAAATAG
- a CDS encoding adenylate kinase family protein, with protein MNIIIFGPPLSGKGTQSKKIMQDFAITHLSTGAILRIEKAKKTALGISAAGYSEKGLLVPDNIVSKIVESCYQDNKGQRGFLFDGYPRNIEQAKHLINVLQKEDVLINLIIYLKVPKEVLLERALIRGREQNRGDDKDSDIVIKRINEFSQFTIPAIGYIKETGVKVLEIDGTQSIEEIYAKINLELNTPTYQS; from the coding sequence ATGAATATCATCATTTTTGGACCTCCTTTATCGGGCAAGGGCACTCAAAGTAAAAAAATCATGCAAGATTTTGCTATCACCCATCTCTCTACTGGGGCTATTTTAAGAATAGAGAAAGCAAAAAAAACAGCATTAGGAATTAGTGCCGCTGGATATAGTGAAAAAGGACTTCTTGTTCCTGATAATATTGTTTCCAAAATTGTAGAATCCTGTTATCAAGATAACAAAGGGCAACGAGGTTTTCTATTTGATGGTTATCCCAGAAATATTGAACAAGCCAAACACTTAATTAATGTCTTACAAAAAGAGGATGTCCTTATAAACCTTATCATCTATTTAAAGGTTCCTAAAGAAGTTCTTTTAGAAAGGGCTCTCATAAGAGGAAGAGAACAAAATAGAGGAGATGATAAAGACTCAGATATTGTTATTAAAAGGATTAATGAATTTAGCCAATTTACTATCCCTGCGATAGGATACATTAAAGAAACAGGTGTTAAGGTTTTGGAAATCGATGGAACGCAATCAATTGAGGAAATTTATGCTAAAATAAATCTTGAATTAAACACTCCAACATATCAATCATAA
- the ahr gene encoding NADPH-dependent aldehyde reductase Ahr, with protein sequence MKVNAYAATEAGAKLTPYSYELNELGDEQVDIKVAYCGICHSDLSMINNEWGMSQYPIVPGHEIVGEVVAAGKSVKNVKIGDKVGLGWFAGSCMSCQECMDGSQHLCANNEATIVGRHGGFADYVRGHWSWAIPLPKAIDMSKAGPLLCGGITVFNPIILAGVKPTDTVGVIGIGGLGHMALKFLKHWGCEVVAFSSNPDKKEQILNMGANKVINSKSPEELESIAGKLNFILNTTNVTLNWDAYLTTLAPKGKLHTVGAVLEPMAIPAFSLIGGEKSVGGSPLGSPALTKTMLDFCVRHEIYPTVEEFPFEKINDAITHLKEGKARYRIVLKN encoded by the coding sequence ATGAAAGTAAATGCATATGCAGCTACAGAAGCTGGAGCAAAACTAACCCCTTATTCATATGAGCTGAATGAACTAGGAGATGAACAAGTAGATATTAAAGTAGCTTATTGCGGTATTTGCCATTCTGATTTAAGCATGATCAATAATGAATGGGGAATGAGTCAATATCCTATTGTTCCTGGTCATGAAATCGTTGGTGAAGTTGTTGCTGCTGGTAAATCAGTAAAAAACGTAAAAATTGGTGATAAAGTCGGTTTAGGATGGTTTGCTGGTTCTTGTATGAGCTGCCAAGAATGTATGGATGGTTCTCAGCACCTCTGTGCTAATAATGAGGCTACAATTGTAGGACGACATGGTGGATTTGCGGACTATGTTAGAGGACATTGGTCTTGGGCCATTCCACTTCCTAAAGCGATTGATATGAGTAAAGCTGGCCCTTTACTTTGTGGAGGTATTACCGTTTTTAATCCTATCATATTAGCTGGTGTAAAACCAACTGACACTGTTGGTGTTATAGGAATTGGAGGACTTGGACATATGGCTCTTAAGTTCTTGAAACATTGGGGATGCGAAGTTGTTGCTTTTAGTTCTAATCCAGATAAAAAAGAGCAAATTTTAAATATGGGAGCCAACAAAGTTATTAATTCGAAATCACCTGAAGAATTAGAGAGCATTGCTGGTAAGCTAAACTTCATTCTAAATACTACCAATGTTACATTAAACTGGGATGCTTACTTAACTACTTTAGCTCCTAAAGGAAAACTTCATACTGTAGGTGCTGTTTTAGAACCAATGGCAATTCCTGCATTTAGCCTAATTGGAGGTGAAAAATCTGTAGGGGGAAGTCCACTAGGAAGCCCAGCTTTAACAAAAACAATGCTTGATTTTTGCGTAAGGCACGAAATTTACCCTACCGTAGAAGAGTTTCCTTTTGAAAAAATTAATGATGCTATAACGCATTTAAAAGAAGGGAAAGCTCGATATAGAATCGTTCTTAAAAACTAA
- a CDS encoding alpha/beta fold hydrolase translates to MTKLYNTKKLPLSIEPPKSLIYAANTLQFFSHRLAVLFTQKLFATPVKFSTPERERFMEKSAQKKVLTIKSIAQKVHILSYGYSKKKILLVHGWSGRSTQLFSFADRLLEKGYMVISFDGPAHGKSTGKTTAMPDFLETITAINDEYGPFHAAIGHSFGGMCLYNAVANGFKIKNLVTIGAGDTVSEIINNFTNNLKLKPLIGKNIKTYFDQKWRTNIDTYSSSNNAKNISIPTLVIHDSQDGDVAVSCAQNIRQNLQNGTLLITKGLGHTKILRNKDVVNHTINFIIQNE, encoded by the coding sequence ATGACTAAATTATATAATACTAAAAAACTACCATTAAGCATAGAACCTCCTAAATCACTTATATACGCCGCTAATACATTGCAATTTTTTTCTCATAGACTAGCCGTATTATTCACTCAAAAACTATTTGCTACACCTGTTAAATTTAGCACTCCTGAGCGAGAAAGATTTATGGAAAAAAGTGCTCAAAAAAAAGTACTCACTATAAAAAGTATCGCTCAAAAAGTACATATACTTTCTTATGGATATTCAAAAAAGAAAATACTACTAGTACATGGATGGTCTGGCAGAAGTACTCAATTATTTTCTTTTGCTGATCGCTTGCTTGAAAAAGGATATATGGTCATTTCTTTCGATGGTCCTGCCCATGGTAAATCAACAGGCAAAACTACCGCAATGCCTGATTTCTTAGAAACAATTACCGCTATTAATGACGAATACGGACCTTTTCATGCTGCAATAGGACATTCTTTTGGCGGAATGTGCTTATATAATGCTGTGGCTAATGGTTTTAAAATTAAAAACTTAGTAACAATAGGCGCAGGGGATACCGTATCAGAAATCATCAATAATTTTACTAATAACTTAAAACTAAAACCCCTTATTGGTAAAAACATAAAAACTTATTTCGACCAAAAATGGCGTACAAATATCGACACATATTCAAGCAGTAATAATGCTAAAAATATAAGCATACCTACTTTAGTCATACATGACTCTCAAGACGGAGATGTTGCTGTAAGTTGTGCTCAAAATATTCGTCAAAACTTACAAAACGGAACTCTTTTAATTACTAAAGGTTTAGGGCATACTAAAATTTTACGTAATAAAGATGTAGTGAATCATACTATTAATTTTATTATACAAAACGAATGA